In Tistrella mobilis, the genomic window TTGACCGGCCGATCCTGAATTCACCCTATCTGATGCCCGACCGGCATTGGGAACTGGTCGACGGCCAGCCCACCGACCGGATCATCCCCCGGCGCCGCCGGTCCGATCTGGTCACGCCGGTGCCGCAGCCGCAGAAGCGGCGCAGCATCGCCAGCCAGGCGGCGCTCGACCTGGGCGGCCGGGCGGCCGATCGCGGCGAGGATCAGGTCTATAACCCGACCCCGATCATCAACGAAGTCCGCGCGCTGATGGAAGACTGGCGCCGGCTGCCCAATCCCAATGACTGGAAGGTGACGCCGGAAACCGCCCGGCTGCTGAAACACTGGCGATCGCACAATTTCCAGGGCGTGCGGCCGTTCTTCTGCCAGATCGAGGCGGTGGAAACCGCCATCTGGCTGACGGAAGTGGCCCCCCATCTGGGAGAGCGCAGCCGGGGCATCCTGGCGCATCTGAAACAGGCCAATCGCGAGTTTAACGGCGAGCTGTTCCGCATGGCGCTGAAGCTGGCCACCGGCGCCGGCAAGACCACGGTGATGGCGATGCTGATCGCCTGGCAGACGGTGAATGCGCTGCGCCATCCCGGCAGCCGCCGGTTCAGCCGCGGCTTTCTGATCGTCGCCCCCGGCATCACCATCCGCGACCGGCTGCGGGTGCTGCTGCCCAACGACCCCGAAAGCTATTACAAGACCCGCGAAATCGTGCCGCCCGATCTGCTGCCGGCGATGAACCGGGCGATCGTGGTCATCACCAACTATCACGCCTTCAAGCTGCGCGAGACCCTGGAGATTTCCAAGGGCAACCGCGCCCTGCTGGAGGGCCGCACCGGGCCGAAGCTGTCCACCCTGGAAACCGAAGGCCAGATGATCCAGCGGGTGATGCCGGAACTGGCCGGGCTGCGCGACATCGTGGTGCTGAACGACGAAGCCCATCACTGCTACCGGCCGAAGCTCAGCGATGCCGAGGGCAGCACCGAGGCGGATCTGAAGGGCGACGAGAAGAAGCAGGCCCAGGACGATAACGAGACCGCGCGGCTCTGGTTCTCGGGGATCGAGGCGGTGCGCCGCCGGCTGGGCCTGGCCCTGATCTGCGACCTGTCGGCCACGCCCTTCTTCCTGGCCGGATCGGGCTATCGCGAAGGTGCGCTCTTCCCCTGGACGATGAGCGATTTCTCGCTGATGGACGCGATCGAATGCGGCATCGTCAAGCTGCCGCGGGTGCCGATCGCCGACAACATGGCCTCGGGCGACATGCCGATGTTCCGCAATCTCTGGGACCATATCGGCAAGAAAATGCCCAAGAAGGGCAAGAGCCGCTCGGGTGGCGGCGGCTATGACCCGTTGAGCCTGCCCTCGGAACTCCAGACCGCGCTGGCGGCACTTTACGGCCATTACGAGAAGGTGTTCGCGCTCTGGCAGCAGCAGGGCATCGGCGTGCCGCCGGTGTTCATCGTGGTGTGCAACAACACCACCACATCGGATCTGGTCTACCGCTATATCTCGGGGTTTTATCGCGAGGAAGAGACGAACCAGGGCGACGCCGCGCCCCGGAGGGAGGACGGCGGTCTCAGCGGCCCGTTCGAACAGGGCCGGCTGGCGCTGTTCCGCAATTTCGACGACTACGGCAACCCCCTGCCCCGCCGCAACACCATCCTGATCGACAGCGCGCAGCTGGAAAGCGGCGAAGGGTTGAGCGACGCCTTCCGCGCCGCGGCCGCCGACGAGATCGCCGAGTTCCGCCGCGAGATCGTGGAGCGCACCGGCGACCAGCGCGCCGCCGACAGCATCGACGATGCCACCCTGCTGCGCGAGGTGATGAACACCGTCGGCAAGCGCGGCCGGCTGGGGGAACAGGTGCGCTGCGTGGTCTCGGTGTCGATGCTCACCGAAGGCTGGGACGCCAATACCGTGACCCATATTCTGGGCGTGCGGGCCTTCGGCACCCAGCTGCTGTGTGAACAGGTGGTCGGCCGGGGGTTGCGCCGGCAATCCTATGAACTGAACGCCGACGGGCTGTTCGACGTGGAATATGCCGACATCCTGGGCATTCCCTTCGACTTCACCGCCAAGGCGGTGGTGGCGCCGCCGGCCATCCCGCGGGAGACGGTGCGGGTGCGGGCGGTGCGGCCGGAACGCGACCCGCTGGAGATCGTGTTCCCGCGGGTCGAAGGCTATCGCGTCGATCTGCCCGATGACCGGATCGATGCCGTGTTCAGCGCCGATTCGGTTCTGGAACTCACCCCGGATCTGGTTGGCCCCTCGATCGTCAAATGCCGCGGCATCGTCGGCGAAGAGGTCGACCTGACCGTCGAACATCTGGACGGCATGCGCCCCTCGACGGTGATCTATCACCTGACCCGGCATATGCTCTACACCCGCTTCCGCGACCCGGGCGAGGCGCCGAAACTGCATCTTTTCGGCCAGATGAAGCGGGTGGTGCGCCGCTGGATGGAGGGCTGGCTGCGCTGCGCGGGCGGCACCTCCCCGGCCCAGCTGGTCTATACCGAGATCGCCGACATGGCGGCGGAGCGGATCATCGCCGCGATCAACCGCGCCATCCTGGGCCAGGATGGCCTGCGGGCCCCCGGCGGAGGGCGGATCCGTGCGATCCTGGACCCGTACAACCCCTCGGGGTCCAGCCGTCACGTCAACTTCACCACCTCCAAGCCGCTGCGCTGGCAGACATCGCCCGATCACTGCCATGTCGACCTGGTGATCTGCGACAGCGAATGGGAGGCCGAATTCTGCCGGGTGGCCGAAGCCCATCCCCAGGTCCGGGCCTATGTGAAGAACCAGGGTCTGGGGCTGGAGGTGCCTTATCTGGACGGCAACATCCCCCATCGCTACCTGCCGGATTTCATCCTGCGCATCGATGACGGCCGGCCCGACCTGCTGAACCTGATCGTCGAAATCAAGGGCTTCCGCGGCCGCGACGCCCGGATCAAGGCCGAGACCATGCACACCCATTGGGTGCCAGGGGTGAACAATCTCGGCCAGTTCGGCCGCTGGGCCTTCGCCGAATTCACCGCGGTCTATGAAATCGAGGCGGCGTTTGCACGGCTGATGGAAGAGGTACGGGGACAGATGGCTGCCTGAACGGGATGGGCAGAACAGGGCGGCTCGTCAGGCTTCAAGATCCGCCAGAAATTCCGAGCCCGGCGCCACGCCCGAGACCAGCAACCGGTCGCGGGCGCGGGTGCAGGCGACATAAAGCAGATGGCGTTCGGTGTCGTAGACATGGTCGAGATCGGCTTCGTCGGCGATGGCGGCGATGCGGGCGGCCGATGGCAGCGCGTCATCATCGCAGGCCATCACCGCGACCGCGCGGAATTCCAGCCCCTTGGCCACATGCATGGTGGCGATGGCGATCCGGCCGTCGGCCACCGCGACCTCGGCCCCCAGATGGGCCGGGACCAGACCGAGTGCGGCCGCCACCGCCTCGGCACGTGGCCGCAGGCTGTCGTCGCGGATGATCAGGGCGATTTCCTCGGGCGACATGCCGTCATCCAGCAGGTCGAGCACCCAACCGGCGATCAGGCGGATTTCGGCCGCTTCGTCGGCGGCCAGCCGGATCTCAGGCGGTGGGCCGTCGAACAGTGAGACGGTGCCGTCGCGGCCCTCGCTGACGCCGTCGACATCGGCCAGCACATCTGGCAGCAGCCGGTCGGCCCGGGTGCGGATCTGATGCGAGGTGCGGTAATTGACCTTGAGCACATGCGACCGGCCGCGGATGTCGATGCCGAGTGCGGCCCAGGAAAAGGGCTGGCGGAAGATCCTCTGGCCCAGATCGCCGGCGAAGAAGAGTGTGTCGGGGCGGGGAGCATCGGGGCGGGAGGCATCGAGGCGTCCGGAACCGGAACGGGCGAGGCTGGCCAGGAAGCGCAGTTCGGCCGGCCCGACATCCTGCGCCTCGTCGACGATCACCGCATCGAAGCGCGCGTCATCGGTGGGCAGCCCTTGCGGCGGTGTGGCCGGGATGATCGCGGTGTAGATCGCGGCAAGCGTGGTGAAGCCCTGATCGGCCAGATCGGCACGCACCGCATCGACCACCGCCCAGATCTCGTCGCGCTGGCGGGAACCCAGCCGGGTGCGGCGGCCAAGGCGCGGCGTGGCCCTGTAGGCCGCGGCATCGGTCAGGGCGCGGGCCTCGATCACCTCGTGCCATTCGGCGGTGATGAAGCCGGGGCGAAGATGGCGCGGGCCGGTCGGCCCTGCCGCCCGGGCCAGGATCGCCGCCCGCACGGTTTCCGCATCGGCGATCCGCACCGGCCCGAGCCGCGCGCGTGCGGCATCTTCCGCCAGATCGGGCAAGGCCCGCACGGTGATGCGGGCCGCAAGGTCGCTGTCATGGCCGGTCAGCCGCTCCAGCTTGTGGGCCAGGGCAGCGGCGAGCGGCGCCGAGACGGTGGTCAGCAGCACGCGCGCCCGGGCATCCCGGCGGGCGATCCAGGCCGCGCGATGCAGGGCGACCACGGTCTTGCCGGTGCCGGCAGAGCCGGCGATCCGCACCGGGCCGCCATGATCACGCTCCACCAGCCGGCGCTGATCCGGATGCAGGAACACGATCCAGCGATCCCAGGGGTAGTCCAGCGCCCGGCGCAGATCTTCCGGGGTGTGGATGGTGCGGAACCGGCGCCCGTCATCGGGATGTTCGAAGGCCGCAGTGCCCCCGGCGTCGGGGCGGGCCGGCAGACGGCCCGTGGAGACATAGTCGAGCAGCGCCTCGACCGCCTCCTGCGGCAGGCGTTCGGCCACGTCGAAGAAATCGGGCGACGAGGCGTGCCGCACGGCCTGAAGTTCCGAAGGCGGCACGCCGATGCCGAGCATGTCGTCATCGGTGAGATCCAGGAAGAGCGGCGGATGCCATGGCTCCTGGGGGACATCTGCCGCCTGCCGGAGCTGTGGGGCGGCGCCCTCATCGGGGCCGGCAACTTCCGGTAGCACCACGATCTGCATGGCGCCGGTCACCGGATGGCGTTCGATCCGCCGCCGTTCGGCCCAGCGATAGGCGGCATCATGATGGTCGACATAGGCCAGCAGCAGCGCGTCGTCCAGCCGATGCAGAATGATACGGATGTCGGCATTCACCCGCACCGACCAGAAATGCCGATCTGCCGCCCGGTCGAGCCGGTGCATCCGCAACCCCGGCGCCGCCGGATCCAGCTGCAGATCGAAAGCCGCGGTCTTGGCGGCTTTCAGATCCGGCCCGTGGAGCCTGCGCAGCCCGTCGACAAAGCTGTCGGCGATGCGGAAATCCATGGCGCCCCTCCCCCCTGCCGATCCTGCCCCCGTCTTCGACGTATAAGCCGTGGGGGCAGATCGCGCAATGGTAGGGCGTTCAGCAGATGCCGTTGATGATGTCCAGATACCGCCGCACCGTCTCGTCCCAGCCATAGTCCAGCGCTTCGGCGGTGATGGCGTGGCCGATCGAGACTTCCAGGCAGCCAGGCGCGCGCGACAGGAAATCGGCGAGGTTGACCAGGTTCAGGTCGTGGCCGGCATTGAGGCCGATCCCGGCTTCCGCGGCGGCCTGGGCGGTGGCGGCCACATAGGCGGCGGCGGGTTCGAAATCCGGGCGCTCCCAGGCCATGGCATAGATGCCGGTATACATCTCCACCCGGTCGGCGCCCAGCGCCTTCGCCGCGGCCGGGGCCTTGGGGTCGGGGTTGATGAACACGGCGATGCGCGCGCCCGAGGGCCGCACCAGATCGATGCCCCGGGCCAGTTCTTCCGCACGGCTGCCGAAATTCCAGCCCTCTTCCGAGGTACGGGCGCCCGGCGCATCGGGGACCAGCGTCACCTGATGCGGGCGGACCTGGTTGACCAGTTCGGCGAAATCTTCCGAGGGGTAGCCCTCGATATTGAACTCGGCACCGATCACCTCGGGCAGATCGGTCGCAAACAGGCCGGCCAGATCGAACACGTCGCTGCGCCGGATATGGCGTTCATCCGGTCGGGGATGGACGGTGATGCCGTGTGCGCCCGCGCGCAGCACCCGCTTCGCCGTCGCCAGCACGTCGGGATAGCCGTTGTCGCGCTGATTGCGGAGCAGCGCCACCTTGTTGAGATTGACGCTGAGCTTGGTGGTCATTTGCCGCCATCCCCTGTCGTTCGCACATGCGCCCCATGCCGGTCATCCGGGCGAAAACACGCCCCGCCTGCCCTGGCCGGAAGCGGCCGGGCGGGCGAGGCGGGGGACAGGATATATCCGGAAGGCCGGCGCCTGCGACCGATTGTTCAGCGAAATTTCTTCAGCCTGAACCGCAGCCTCCGGCAACTGCCGGCGCAGGCATGACGCCGGGTCACACCGCCTTCAGCGCCGGCGGCTCGTCGGGCCTGCCGATCTCGTCGAAACGCTCGAAGGTATGATCGGCCCAGCGGGCCACGTCGTAGCGGCGCACCGTCTCGTACATCGCAGCCATGCGCGCCCGCGCCTCGTCGGGCGCCATGTCCAGCGCCTGATCCATGGCCGCATCCATCGCCCGGTCGGAATAGGGGTTGGCCAGGATCGCCTGCGGGAACTCCACCGCGCAGCCGGTGAATTCCGACAGCACCAGCGCGCCTTCCTGGCCGCGCTTGGCCGCCACATATTCCTTGGCGACCAGGTTGAGGCCGTCACGCAGCGGCGTGATCACACAGACATCCGCCCGGCGGTAATAGGCGATCAGCTTGTCGAAGGGGATGGCGTTCGAGAACAGCAGGATCGGCGTCCAGCCAAGGGTGGAGAAGCGGCCGTTGATCCGGCCGACCAGGGCTTCCACCTCGCGCTGGGTGTCGCGATAGATCCGCATGCCCGCCGCGGCCCGGACCGAAACCACCACCAGCTTGACCTTGCCGTGCAGCTCCGGCCGGCGTTCCAGCAGGCGTTCATAGGCCTGCAGGGTCTCGCGGATGCCCTTGGTGTAATCGGTGCGGCCCACCGCCACGATCAGCCGGCGATCGCGAAGTTCCTCTTCGATCTCGGTCTGAAGCGCCTGGTTGGCCTCGGTGTCGAGCACCCTGGCCACGAAATCGGGGTTGGTGCCCACCGGGAAGGCGTCGATGCCGACCTTGTGGCCCTTGTGACGCACCGCCACCGGGACTTCGGGTTCCGACAGCGCCAGGCCCGAGGGCGACATGCCATCCTCCACCCGGGTGCTGGCATCCACCTCCACATCGCGGAGCGCGCGGGCGACATCGGCGAAGTTCTTGGCATAGCGGGGAATGTGGAAGCCGACCAGATCGCAGGCGAGCAGGCTGTCCACGATCTCCTCGCGCCAGGGCAGGATGTTGAACACATCCGGCCCCGGGAAGGGGGTGTGGTGGAAGAAGGCGATCTTCAGATCAGGCTTGATCCGGCGCAGATAGCCGGGCACCAGCCAGAGATTATAGTCGTGCACCCAGACCAGCGCATTGTCTTCGGCCTGGGCGGCGGCGGCTTCGGCGAACAGCCAGTTGACCTCGCGGAAGGTGTTCCAGTCGGTGGTGTCGTAGCGGAACAGCCAGGGGAAGGAATGCAGGATCGGCCACAGCGCCTCCTTCGAGGTGACGTGGTAGAACATCCTGACCTGTTCGGCGGTCAGCGGCAGCCGCGAGACCGAATACCGGCCATAGCTGTCCTCGATATCGATCACCCGCTCGAAGCTTTCCTTGCGCTTGGGGCTGACCTGTTTCCAGGCCACCCACGCGCCCTTGCCTTCGGGCACGCGGCCGAAAAAGCTCTTCAGCGTCGGAACGATCCCGTTCGGGCTTTTGTTTTCACGATAGACGACGCGGTCGCCGACCACCTCTTCCTCATAGGGCTGACGGTGATAGACGATCACGAGCGATGACTTGCGGTTCATCCCTGTCCCTTTCGATCTCGGTTGCGGCTCCGACGGCGTGCGGGCGGTTGCCCGCCGGCTCAATCGAGGCCGAAATGGCGGATCGCCTCGGCGATGCCGGCAGCACCGTGGCCGGCGCTCCGGTAAACCCAGGGCTTGTCGGTCAGTTGCTCAACGAGGCGCGGTTCGGAATTGCCGACCGCCACCCCTTTCAGTCCGGTTTCGAACAGCGAGAGGTCGTTCAGCGTGTCGCCGGCGACCAGAACCCGGTCGGCCGGCAGGTTGAGGGTTGCGACCAGCTGCTGAAGGGTCGGCCCCTTGGCCACACCCTTGGGCAGCACGTCGAGGAACGTATCGGCCGAGAGCAGCCAGTCGAAACCGGCGGCCGCGATCTTGTCGAGGGTTGCGGTCTCAAGCTCGGCCGGCTCGTACCAATAGCTCACCCGCCGCTCGAAGGGGGTGGGTTGCAGCCGGATGCCGGGCTCGCCCGACAGCATGGCCTTGACCCGGTCCCCCGCATCGTTCCAGGCCCGGGCGATCGGCGCCTGAACCTCGTCCACCACCCGGAAATCGCGGCCGGCGACCACGGTGGTGCCCACATCGCCGATCACGAAATCCGGATGCGGCATGCCGGGTTCGGCCACGAGTTCGCGGATGAAGCCCAGATCACGGCCGGTCACGAAGATCAGCAAGGCATCGTCGCGGGCCTGAAGCGCCTGGTAAAGGGCGCGCCGGTCTTCATCCGAGCCCCCGAGGAAGGTTCCGTCGAGGTCGGTTGCGAGTATCAGCTTGTGATCGGTCATCAGGCGTCCGTCGTCTCAAGGTCGCTCGCGCGGTGGGCGGGGTGGTCGATCGCGACCACCGGCTCCAGCGCGCGGCTTTCGGCCCGGATCGGGCGGGTGAGCAGGGCGGTCATCGCGGCATCGATGTCGAGCCGGCCCCGGATGACGGCGTGTACCGCTTCCGAAATCGGCATCTCGACGCCGAGCCTGCGGGCCAGCGCGGTGACGGTCTCGGCATTCACCGCCCCTTCGACCACGGCCGACTTGCCGGCCAGCGCCTCGTCGGGCGTGGCGCCGCGGCCCAGGGCCAGGCCGAAGGTGAAGTTGCGCGACTGCTCGCTGGAACAGGTGAGCGTCAGATCGCCGATGCCGGCAAGGCCGGTGACCGTCTCGCGCCGGCCGCCCAGCGCCTGGGCCAGCCGCTTCAGCTCGGCCAGGCCCCGGGTGATGATCGCGGCGCGCGGATTGGAGCCGAGCCCCCGCCCGGCGGCGATGCCGCAGGCAATGGCGAGCACGTTCTTGACCGCGCCGCCGACCTCCACCCCGGTCAGATCGTCGGAGAGATAGGGCCGGAAGCTGGCGGTGCCCAAGGTGACCGCGACCCGGGCGGCGAGCGAGGCGACCAGCGCCGCCCCCATGCTTTCCGGGTCGAGCGGCCCGTCCTCGTCATCCTCCATCGGCTGGACATCGGCCGAGGCGATGGTGACGGCGGTGGGCTGGCCTTCGGCCACTTCGGCCGCGAAGCTGGGGCCCGAAAGCACGGCCTGCGGACGGCCGGGCATGACCTCGGCGATCACCTGGGTCATCAGCAGGCCGGTGTCGCGTTCGATCCCCTTGCTGCAGATCACGACCGGCATGCCCGGCGCGGCATGGCGCCCTACCTCTGCCGCCATCGCCCGCAAAAACTGCGAGGGGATGACCAGCAGGGCAAGATCGGCGCCGTCGAGCGCCTGCCCCATATCGCCGGTGACCGAGATCCCGGCCGGCATGTCGTGGTCTGGAAGAAAGGGATTGCGGCCGCCGGCACGGATCGCCGCCACGGCCTCGGCTTCACGGATCCACAGCCGGGTCTCACGCCCGGCACGATCCGCCACCATTGCGAGCGCGCTGCCCCAGGCACCGCCGCCGATCACCGCCACCCGTCTGAACGGCGCGATCACGGGCACGGGCTCCGGAGCGTTGCTGCTCTCCTCGATACTCACCGCGATGATGCTCCCTCGTTGTTGTCGGTCGTGCCACCCCGGCACAGCACGTCGCACCGGGCAGCACGTTGGCTACAGATATATGCTGCGCTGCAGCGAAATGAAGGGATCCCCCCGGAAAACCACGAAAGGACGCGTGAAAGGCACGGATCAATCGGTATGATCATAGCACGAGGCGCCAGCGGGCGCGACAGCGAAGGAACGAACTGATGCAATGGTGGCGTGGCGCGGTGATCTATCAGGTGTATCCGCGCAGCTTCCAGGATACGAATGGTGATGGTGTCGGCGATCTTCCCGGTGTCACCAGGCGTTTGGGACATCTGGCGGCATTGGGTGTGGATGCCGTCTGGATTTCACCCTTCTTCAAGTCCCCGATGGCTGATTTCGGTTACGACGTCGAGAACTATCGCGAGGTCGACCCGCTTTTCGGAACGCTCGATGATTTCGATGTGATGCTGGCAGAGGCGCACCGGCTGGGGCTGAAGGTCGTGATCGACATGGTGTTGAGCCACACCTCGCAGCGCCACCGCTGGTTTCAGGAAAGCCGGCGCAGCCGCGAGAATGCCCGCGCCGACTGGTATGTCTGGGCGGATCCGCGCCCGGACGGCACGCCGCCCAACAACTGGCTGTCGATGTTCGGCGGCAGCGCCTGGACCTGGGAGCCGCGGCGGCGGCAATACTACCTGCACAATTTCCTGGCCGATCAGCCCGATCTGAACCTGCATCTGCCCGAGGTGCAGGATGCCCTGCTCGACGAATGCCGTTTCTGGCTGAACCGCGGCGTCGACGGCTTCCGGCTGGATGCCTGCAACTGCCTGACCCATGACCCGCAGTTGCGCGACAACCCGCCACGCCCCGCCGACATGCCACCGACCGAAGCGGTGACGCCCTCCAATCCCTACAACTATCAGCGGCATCTTTATAATAAATCACAACCAGAAACCCTGGGGTTCCTCAAGCGCCTGCGCGCGCTCACCGATGAATACGGCGATATCCTGCTGCTGGCCGAAATCGCCGACGACGACAGCCTGAAGGTGATGCGCGACTATGCCGGACCGAAGGCGCCGCTCCATACCGCCTATTCCTTCGCCCTGCTCGGCCCGGAATTCGATCCGCGCCATGTGACGGGCGCGGTTGCAGCCTTTCATGCCGACGGCATCGACGGCCGTCCCGGCCGGGACGGCTGGCCCAGCTGGGCGTTCAGCAATCATGATGTCGAGCGGGTCGTCTCGCGCTGGGGCGGGCGGGACGCGCCGCCGGAATTCGCCAAGGCCCTGATCGCGCTGCTCTGCTCGCTGCGCGGCACGGTTTTCCTCTATCAGGGCGAAGAACTGGGCCTGCCCGAGGCGGATGTGCCTTACGAACAGCTGAAGGACCCCTACGGGCTGAACTTCTTCCCCGATTTCGCCGGCCGCGACGGCTGCCGCACGCCGATGCCCTGGGAGGATGGCGACCGTCATGCCGGCTTTTCCACCGTCGACGGCTGGCTGCCGATCCCCAACGACCATCTGCTGAGGGCGGTGGCGGCCCAGGCGGCCGATCCGCAATCGGTGCTGTCCTTCACCCGCCATTTCCTGCGCTGGCGGAAAGCCCGGCCCGAACTTGTGACCGGTGACATCGACATCGTCGAGGCCACCGAGCACATGATCTGCCTGGTGCGCAGCCTGAACGGGTGCCGGCTGATGGTGGCG contains:
- a CDS encoding HAD-IIB family hydrolase, which gives rise to MTDHKLILATDLDGTFLGGSDEDRRALYQALQARDDALLIFVTGRDLGFIRELVAEPGMPHPDFVIGDVGTTVVAGRDFRVVDEVQAPIARAWNDAGDRVKAMLSGEPGIRLQPTPFERRVSYWYEPAELETATLDKIAAAGFDWLLSADTFLDVLPKGVAKGPTLQQLVATLNLPADRVLVAGDTLNDLSLFETGLKGVAVGNSEPRLVEQLTDKPWVYRSAGHGAAGIAEAIRHFGLD
- a CDS encoding pyridoxine 5'-phosphate synthase, coding for MTTKLSVNLNKVALLRNQRDNGYPDVLATAKRVLRAGAHGITVHPRPDERHIRRSDVFDLAGLFATDLPEVIGAEFNIEGYPSEDFAELVNQVRPHQVTLVPDAPGARTSEEGWNFGSRAEELARGIDLVRPSGARIAVFINPDPKAPAAAKALGADRVEMYTGIYAMAWERPDFEPAAAYVAATAQAAAEAGIGLNAGHDLNLVNLADFLSRAPGCLEVSIGHAITAEALDYGWDETVRRYLDIINGIC
- a CDS encoding BPTD_3080 family restriction endonuclease, with translation MTQSFFDRPILNSPYLMPDRHWELVDGQPTDRIIPRRRRSDLVTPVPQPQKRRSIASQAALDLGGRAADRGEDQVYNPTPIINEVRALMEDWRRLPNPNDWKVTPETARLLKHWRSHNFQGVRPFFCQIEAVETAIWLTEVAPHLGERSRGILAHLKQANREFNGELFRMALKLATGAGKTTVMAMLIAWQTVNALRHPGSRRFSRGFLIVAPGITIRDRLRVLLPNDPESYYKTREIVPPDLLPAMNRAIVVITNYHAFKLRETLEISKGNRALLEGRTGPKLSTLETEGQMIQRVMPELAGLRDIVVLNDEAHHCYRPKLSDAEGSTEADLKGDEKKQAQDDNETARLWFSGIEAVRRRLGLALICDLSATPFFLAGSGYREGALFPWTMSDFSLMDAIECGIVKLPRVPIADNMASGDMPMFRNLWDHIGKKMPKKGKSRSGGGGYDPLSLPSELQTALAALYGHYEKVFALWQQQGIGVPPVFIVVCNNTTTSDLVYRYISGFYREEETNQGDAAPRREDGGLSGPFEQGRLALFRNFDDYGNPLPRRNTILIDSAQLESGEGLSDAFRAAAADEIAEFRREIVERTGDQRAADSIDDATLLREVMNTVGKRGRLGEQVRCVVSVSMLTEGWDANTVTHILGVRAFGTQLLCEQVVGRGLRRQSYELNADGLFDVEYADILGIPFDFTAKAVVAPPAIPRETVRVRAVRPERDPLEIVFPRVEGYRVDLPDDRIDAVFSADSVLELTPDLVGPSIVKCRGIVGEEVDLTVEHLDGMRPSTVIYHLTRHMLYTRFRDPGEAPKLHLFGQMKRVVRRWMEGWLRCAGGTSPAQLVYTEIADMAAERIIAAINRAILGQDGLRAPGGGRIRAILDPYNPSGSSRHVNFTTSKPLRWQTSPDHCHVDLVICDSEWEAEFCRVAEAHPQVRAYVKNQGLGLEVPYLDGNIPHRYLPDFILRIDDGRPDLLNLIVEIKGFRGRDARIKAETMHTHWVPGVNNLGQFGRWAFAEFTAVYEIEAAFARLMEEVRGQMAA
- the ggpS gene encoding glucosylglycerol-phosphate synthase; its protein translation is MNRKSSLVIVYHRQPYEEEVVGDRVVYRENKSPNGIVPTLKSFFGRVPEGKGAWVAWKQVSPKRKESFERVIDIEDSYGRYSVSRLPLTAEQVRMFYHVTSKEALWPILHSFPWLFRYDTTDWNTFREVNWLFAEAAAAQAEDNALVWVHDYNLWLVPGYLRRIKPDLKIAFFHHTPFPGPDVFNILPWREEIVDSLLACDLVGFHIPRYAKNFADVARALRDVEVDASTRVEDGMSPSGLALSEPEVPVAVRHKGHKVGIDAFPVGTNPDFVARVLDTEANQALQTEIEEELRDRRLIVAVGRTDYTKGIRETLQAYERLLERRPELHGKVKLVVVSVRAAAGMRIYRDTQREVEALVGRINGRFSTLGWTPILLFSNAIPFDKLIAYYRRADVCVITPLRDGLNLVAKEYVAAKRGQEGALVLSEFTGCAVEFPQAILANPYSDRAMDAAMDQALDMAPDEARARMAAMYETVRRYDVARWADHTFERFDEIGRPDEPPALKAV
- a CDS encoding NAD(P)H-dependent glycerol-3-phosphate dehydrogenase, coding for MIAPFRRVAVIGGGAWGSALAMVADRAGRETRLWIREAEAVAAIRAGGRNPFLPDHDMPAGISVTGDMGQALDGADLALLVIPSQFLRAMAAEVGRHAAPGMPVVICSKGIERDTGLLMTQVIAEVMPGRPQAVLSGPSFAAEVAEGQPTAVTIASADVQPMEDDEDGPLDPESMGAALVASLAARVAVTLGTASFRPYLSDDLTGVEVGGAVKNVLAIACGIAAGRGLGSNPRAAIITRGLAELKRLAQALGGRRETVTGLAGIGDLTLTCSSEQSRNFTFGLALGRGATPDEALAGKSAVVEGAVNAETVTALARRLGVEMPISEAVHAVIRGRLDIDAAMTALLTRPIRAESRALEPVVAIDHPAHRASDLETTDA
- a CDS encoding 3'-5' exonuclease, which encodes MDFRIADSFVDGLRRLHGPDLKAAKTAAFDLQLDPAAPGLRMHRLDRAADRHFWSVRVNADIRIILHRLDDALLLAYVDHHDAAYRWAERRRIERHPVTGAMQIVVLPEVAGPDEGAAPQLRQAADVPQEPWHPPLFLDLTDDDMLGIGVPPSELQAVRHASSPDFFDVAERLPQEAVEALLDYVSTGRLPARPDAGGTAAFEHPDDGRRFRTIHTPEDLRRALDYPWDRWIVFLHPDQRRLVERDHGGPVRIAGSAGTGKTVVALHRAAWIARRDARARVLLTTVSAPLAAALAHKLERLTGHDSDLAARITVRALPDLAEDAARARLGPVRIADAETVRAAILARAAGPTGPRHLRPGFITAEWHEVIEARALTDAAAYRATPRLGRRTRLGSRQRDEIWAVVDAVRADLADQGFTTLAAIYTAIIPATPPQGLPTDDARFDAVIVDEAQDVGPAELRFLASLARSGSGRLDASRPDAPRPDTLFFAGDLGQRIFRQPFSWAALGIDIRGRSHVLKVNYRTSHQIRTRADRLLPDVLADVDGVSEGRDGTVSLFDGPPPEIRLAADEAAEIRLIAGWVLDLLDDGMSPEEIALIIRDDSLRPRAEAVAAALGLVPAHLGAEVAVADGRIAIATMHVAKGLEFRAVAVMACDDDALPSAARIAAIADEADLDHVYDTERHLLYVACTRARDRLLVSGVAPGSEFLADLEA
- a CDS encoding alpha-amylase family glycosyl hydrolase — encoded protein: MQWWRGAVIYQVYPRSFQDTNGDGVGDLPGVTRRLGHLAALGVDAVWISPFFKSPMADFGYDVENYREVDPLFGTLDDFDVMLAEAHRLGLKVVIDMVLSHTSQRHRWFQESRRSRENARADWYVWADPRPDGTPPNNWLSMFGGSAWTWEPRRRQYYLHNFLADQPDLNLHLPEVQDALLDECRFWLNRGVDGFRLDACNCLTHDPQLRDNPPRPADMPPTEAVTPSNPYNYQRHLYNKSQPETLGFLKRLRALTDEYGDILLLAEIADDDSLKVMRDYAGPKAPLHTAYSFALLGPEFDPRHVTGAVAAFHADGIDGRPGRDGWPSWAFSNHDVERVVSRWGGRDAPPEFAKALIALLCSLRGTVFLYQGEELGLPEADVPYEQLKDPYGLNFFPDFAGRDGCRTPMPWEDGDRHAGFSTVDGWLPIPNDHLLRAVAAQAADPQSVLSFTRHFLRWRKARPELVTGDIDIVEATEHMICLVRSLNGCRLMVAIELAGRGGSVALAGEVAEVDEDHRLALGWVERDRITLPPYGAVFAWLRD